A DNA window from Engystomops pustulosus chromosome 6, aEngPut4.maternal, whole genome shotgun sequence contains the following coding sequences:
- the FZD2 gene encoding frizzled-2: MQGVPKATPLQAFYPLLALCILANAQLHGEKGISVPEHGFCQPISIPLCTDIAYNQTIMPNLLGHTNQEDAGLEVHQFYPLVKVQCSSELRFFLCSMYAPVCTVLEQAIPPCRSICERARQGCEALMNKFGFQWPERLRCENFPRHGAEQICVGQNHSEDGGPALLTTSPPLHGTIGPALYATSDHPFHCPRVLKVPTYLNYRFLGEKDCAAPCEPSKSDGFMFFSQEEIRFARVWILIWSVLCCASTFFTVTTYLVDMQRFRYPERPIIFLSGCYTMVSVAYIAGFVLGDKVVCNDGFSEDGYKTVVQGTKKEGCTILFMMLYFFSMASSIWWVILSLTWFLAAGMKWGHEAIEANSQYFHLAAWAVPAVKTITILAMGQIDGDLLSGVCFVGLNSIDPLRGFVLAPLFVYLFIGTSFLLAGFVSLFRIRTIMKHDGTKTEKLERLMVRIGVFSVLYTVPATIVIACYFYEQAFREHWERSWVSQNCKSLAIPCPLQYTPRMTPDFTVYMIKYLMTLIVGITSGFWIWSGKTLHSWRKFYTRLTNSKHGETTV, from the coding sequence ATGCAGGGTGTGCCCAAAGCCACCCCACTCCAAGCCTTCTACCCACTGCTCGCCCTGTGTATATTGGCCAATGCACAGCTTCATGGAGAGAAGGGCATCTCAGTGCCAGAGCATGGCTTCTGCCAGCCCATCTCCATCCCCCTGTGCACAGACATTGCTTATAATCAGACCATAATGCCCAACCTTTTGGGTCACACCAACCAAGAAGATGCAGGTCTGGAGGTTCACCAGTTCTACCCACTAGTAAAAGTGCAGTGTTCTTCAGAGCTGCGCTTCTTCCTGTGCTCCATGTATGCCCCGGTGTGCACCGTGCTGGAGCAGGCCATCCCTCCCTGCCGCTCTATATGTGAACGTGCCCGGCAAGGCTGTGAAGCCCTCATGAATAAGTTTGGCTTCCAGTGGCCGGAGAGACTGAGGTGTGAAAACTTTCCTCGCCATGGTGCAGAGCAGATCTGTGTTGGACAGAACCACTCAGAAGATGGAGGTCCAGCATTGTTGACCACTAGCCCACCACTGCATGGGACTATTGGACCAGCTCTCTATGCCACCTCTGACCATCCTTTCCATTGCCCTCGAGTCCTGAAGGTACCTACCTATCTCAACTACAGATTTCTAGGAGAGAAGGACTGTGCTGCTCCATGCGAACCTTCTAAGAGCGATGGATTCATGTTCTTCAGCCAAGAAGAGATCCGCTTTGCCAGAGTATGGATTCTTATTTGGTCAGTACTTTGCTGTGCATCAACATTCTTCACAGTGACCACTTACCTGGTAGATATGCAAAGGTTTCGCTACCCTGAAAGGCCCATTATATTCCTGTCTGGATGCTATACCATGGTGTCTGTGGCTTACATTGCCGGCTTTGTGCTTGGTGATAAAGTTGTATGCAATGATGGCTTTTCAGAGGATGGTTATAAAACTGTCGTACAAGGTACCAAGAAGGAAGGCTGCACAATTCTTTTCATGATGCTTTACTTTTTCAGCATGGCGAGCTCCATCTGGTGGGTTATTCTTTCTTTGACATGGTTCTTGGCGGCTGGCATGAAATGGGGACATGAAGCAATAGAAGCCAATTCCCAGTACTTCCATCTGGCAGCATGGGCAGTGCCAGCTGTGAAGACCATAACCATCCTGGCCATGGGGCAGATTGATGGAGACCTTCTTAGTGGAGTTTGCTTTGTAGGACTCAATAGCATTGACCCACTGAGGGGATTTGTACTGGCTCCTCTCTTTGTCTACCTCTTCATTGGAACCTCATTTCTCCTTGCTGGTTTTGTATCTCTCTTCAGAATCAGGACAATCATGAAACATGATGGCACCAAAACTGAGAAGTTGGAACGTCTGATGGTGCGAATTGGGGTCTTCAGTGTTCTTTACACCGTACCAGCCACTATTGTCATTGCATGCTACTTCTATGAGCAGGCCTTTAGGGAGCACTGGGAACGCAGTTGGGTGAGCCAAAACTGCAAAAGCCTAGCCATCCCTTGCCCACTGCAATACACCCCACGTATGACTCCAGACTTTACAGTCTACATGATAAAGTATCTCATGACCCTTATTGTTGGTATCACCTCTGGGTTCTGGATCTGGTCAGGCAAAACTCTCCATTCATGGAGAAAGTTTTACACTAGACTTACCAACAGCAAACATGGAGAGACAACTGTGTGA